From one Lolium rigidum isolate FL_2022 chromosome 4, APGP_CSIRO_Lrig_0.1, whole genome shotgun sequence genomic stretch:
- the LOC124650206 gene encoding uncharacterized protein At4g28440-like, producing MATVAAAKGGEKPVLRKPVFVKVDQLGPGTVGHTLTVKVVSAKPIAPRARAAGGGPAASRQVRIAECIVGDETGVIVFTARNDQVDLLKPGTTVLLRNARIDMFKGSMRLAVDKWGRVEVTEPASFTVKEDNNMSLVEYELVNVA from the exons atggcgacggtggcggcggcgaaggGCGGCGAGAAGCCGGTGCTGAGGAAGCCCGTATTCGTCAAGGTCGACCAGCTCGGCCCGGGCACCGTCGGACACACCCTCACCGTCAAGGTCGTCAGCGCCAAACCCATCGCCCCCCGCGCACGCGCCGCAGGCGGCGGGCCCGCTGCCTCCCGCCAGGTGCGCATTGCGGAGTGCATCGTCGGTGACGAGACAGGGGTCATCGTCTTCACCGCCCGCAACGACCAAG TTGACTTACTGAAGCCAGGCACTACGGTCCTCTTGAGGAATGCAAGAATTGATATGTTCAAGGGGTCGATGAGGCTTGCCGTCGACAAGTGGGGGCGTGTTGAGGTTACCGAGCCTGCTAGTTTCACCGTGAAAGAGGACAATAACATGTCACTAGTAGAGTACGAGCTGGTTAACGTGGCTTAG